In Ignavibacteriota bacterium, a single genomic region encodes these proteins:
- a CDS encoding glycosyltransferase family protein, producing the protein MTQTMTHSMAAFQATVKQHPSSPDAWFNLGKALADAGAFAGAVLAYRRSVELGPGDASVHYNLGNTLRRAGDTEAAIAAYRTAITWDANTAVIHLNLGSALDDAGDLDGAVGAYREALRCDPRSAQAFNNLGNVYDKRGQHARAEEAYRSALRLQPDLPDAWYNLAGVLARQDRPREAEAAYRGALRLRPEFVEAVINLAGVVQDLGRFTEAIELLRHAVSLQSASAEAHFNLGLALLQSGAWEEGWKEFEWRHKTAEGLTHTREGSHPAWDGVVRPQGTLLVRAEQGYGDTLQCVRFLPLLAADNVRVVVECRAELLPLLASLRGPVELTTPDRPVMGVTHEIGLLSLAAMLHTTPYTIPSRVPYLHAPEDRSAAWRTRLSAGRRALHVGIAPSGNPSHKNDRKRSIPQQELLPLFGVQGVVWHTFFSPSDVHAEGFPPGLPVVHHGDEIRDFGDSGALMENLDLLISADTAPAHLAGALGCPVWVMLPYNPDWRWLLVRNDTPWYPTARLFRQPGPGAWMPVVEQIREELSRIATITVPGEDA; encoded by the coding sequence ATGACACAGACAATGACACATAGCATGGCCGCCTTCCAGGCGACCGTCAAACAGCATCCATCCTCCCCCGATGCCTGGTTCAATCTCGGCAAAGCCCTCGCCGATGCCGGAGCATTTGCCGGAGCCGTTCTTGCGTACAGGCGCTCGGTCGAGTTGGGACCCGGGGATGCTTCCGTGCACTACAATCTGGGCAATACCCTCCGGCGGGCAGGTGATACGGAGGCTGCGATCGCCGCGTACCGCACTGCCATCACGTGGGACGCCAATACTGCCGTGATCCATCTGAATCTGGGGTCCGCTCTTGATGATGCCGGGGACCTTGACGGCGCTGTTGGTGCATACAGGGAAGCACTCAGGTGTGATCCGCGGTCGGCACAGGCCTTCAACAATCTTGGCAACGTGTACGACAAACGGGGCCAGCATGCGCGTGCCGAAGAAGCCTATCGCAGTGCCCTCAGGCTCCAGCCGGACCTGCCCGATGCCTGGTACAATCTTGCCGGCGTGCTTGCACGCCAGGACCGGCCGAGGGAGGCTGAAGCCGCGTACCGCGGCGCTCTCCGATTGCGGCCTGAGTTCGTGGAGGCCGTGATCAACCTTGCAGGGGTCGTGCAGGATCTGGGCCGGTTCACCGAGGCGATCGAGTTGCTCCGGCACGCGGTCAGCCTGCAGTCTGCCTCTGCGGAGGCTCATTTCAATCTCGGCCTGGCATTGCTGCAAAGCGGTGCATGGGAAGAAGGATGGAAGGAATTCGAATGGCGCCACAAGACCGCGGAGGGTCTCACCCACACGCGTGAGGGATCGCACCCGGCATGGGATGGTGTCGTCCGTCCACAGGGAACGCTCCTGGTCCGCGCCGAACAAGGCTACGGGGATACGCTGCAGTGTGTGCGGTTCCTTCCGCTCCTGGCCGCGGACAACGTGCGCGTGGTCGTCGAATGCCGTGCGGAGCTCCTGCCGTTGCTTGCATCCTTGCGGGGACCGGTCGAGCTCACGACGCCGGACCGGCCCGTCATGGGCGTGACACATGAGATCGGTTTGCTTTCACTCGCCGCCATGCTCCACACGACGCCCTACACGATCCCGTCCCGCGTGCCGTACCTGCACGCGCCCGAAGACCGCTCAGCTGCATGGCGGACGCGGCTCAGTGCCGGCCGCCGCGCGTTGCATGTTGGCATTGCTCCATCGGGCAATCCCTCTCACAAGAACGATCGGAAGCGATCCATCCCACAGCAGGAACTTCTCCCTCTGTTCGGGGTGCAGGGCGTGGTGTGGCACACGTTCTTCTCGCCATCGGATGTGCACGCGGAAGGCTTCCCTCCGGGACTGCCCGTGGTCCATCATGGTGACGAGATCCGGGACTTCGGTGATTCCGGCGCGCTCATGGAGAACCTCGATCTGCTCATCAGCGCCGACACCGCACCGGCGCATCTTGCCGGGGCCCTCGGGTGCCCGGTGTGGGTGATGCTGCCGTACAATCCGGATTGGCGCTGGCTTCTTGTGCGGAATGATACCCCATGGTATCCGACGGCACGGCTGTTCCGTCAACCCGGCCCCGGTGCCTGGATGCCGGTGGTGGAACAGATCCGCGAGGAACTGTCACGGATCGCAACGATCACGGTCCCGGGGGAGGATGCATGA
- a CDS encoding tetratricopeptide repeat protein: protein MTAVAEHVQAGLEHHRAGRLDDAAREYGYVLTADPSNVAVLRLMGILHTHRGDHDQAVMVLQAAAALEPGAAEIFNDLGLALRAKGDVHAALDAFNDALRLFPKFGPAHFNKGVTLEALGARVQAVDAYTLALEADAGLHAARFNRASIHFAAGQYAMAADDAGSVRLADPALLEAHVLYGRASLELRRLADAKKAFRAVITRAPGFAPAHTLLGSVYTIEHKFQDAAIALTEALRLDPADVQATFLLGLVRLHQYDLAAAHDLLDRARLAQPLRPEITTALAFTARRAGRLEDARMYLRAALDADPSYADAHWHLADLHLLLGEYEQGWEEFEWRWKHEGFLTPGWDPSMRAWQGEPVEGKTMLLYPEQGFGDTLHFVRYASLLTERGAHVYLGTPPELADLLAGIPGIRGVVTSRSDAPPCDVICPLMSLPRLFCTHPGNVPATVPYLFADPEKVRAWSTRFPDDGKLRIGIIWSGNPKQENNRHRACSLSDLLPLLGRDQCHVYSLQKGEPTHELADRPEASSVIDLSAGLTTFAETAAALQNIDVLISTDTGSVHLAGALGRPVWLLVSAIPDWRWGVSGATTPWYPDVTMFRQQHCGDWSGAVHAVGEALDTLLRSRVHVHSHRTEE from the coding sequence ATGACCGCCGTGGCGGAACACGTGCAGGCAGGGCTCGAGCATCATCGTGCCGGACGGCTGGACGATGCGGCGCGTGAGTATGGCTACGTGCTCACCGCGGACCCGTCCAATGTTGCCGTGCTCCGGCTCATGGGTATCCTGCACACCCACCGTGGCGATCACGACCAGGCGGTGATGGTGCTGCAGGCCGCCGCCGCGTTGGAACCCGGTGCGGCGGAGATCTTCAACGACCTCGGGCTTGCGCTCCGTGCGAAGGGGGATGTTCATGCGGCGCTCGATGCGTTCAATGACGCACTGCGTCTGTTCCCGAAGTTCGGTCCGGCCCATTTCAACAAGGGAGTGACGCTGGAGGCGTTGGGCGCTCGTGTGCAGGCAGTGGATGCCTACACCCTCGCGCTGGAGGCCGATGCGGGGCTCCATGCAGCACGATTCAATCGTGCATCGATACACTTTGCTGCCGGACAGTATGCCATGGCCGCCGACGATGCCGGCAGTGTCCGTCTTGCCGATCCCGCTCTGCTTGAAGCACATGTGTTGTATGGCCGCGCGTCACTGGAACTCCGGCGACTCGCCGACGCGAAAAAGGCCTTCCGGGCTGTGATCACCCGTGCGCCGGGGTTCGCTCCCGCACACACTCTTCTCGGTTCGGTGTATACGATCGAACACAAGTTCCAGGATGCCGCGATCGCGCTCACCGAGGCATTGCGCCTCGATCCGGCCGATGTGCAGGCGACGTTCCTGCTGGGACTTGTCCGGTTGCATCAGTACGATCTGGCCGCGGCGCACGACCTGCTCGATCGCGCCCGGCTGGCACAGCCGTTGCGCCCGGAGATCACCACGGCGCTGGCGTTCACCGCGCGCCGTGCCGGACGCCTGGAGGATGCCCGCATGTACCTCCGCGCGGCGCTCGACGCCGATCCGTCGTATGCCGACGCGCACTGGCACCTCGCCGACCTCCATCTCCTTCTCGGGGAGTATGAGCAGGGATGGGAAGAATTCGAATGGCGATGGAAGCATGAGGGGTTCCTCACCCCGGGGTGGGACCCTTCGATGCGTGCGTGGCAGGGGGAGCCGGTTGAGGGGAAAACCATGCTGCTGTACCCCGAGCAGGGGTTCGGCGACACCCTCCATTTTGTGAGGTATGCATCGCTCCTCACAGAACGCGGTGCACACGTCTACCTCGGCACGCCACCGGAACTCGCCGACCTCCTTGCAGGCATTCCCGGTATCCGCGGTGTCGTCACCTCACGGTCGGATGCCCCTCCGTGTGATGTGATCTGTCCGCTGATGTCGTTGCCGCGCCTCTTCTGTACGCATCCCGGCAATGTTCCGGCAACCGTGCCGTATCTCTTCGCCGATCCGGAAAAGGTCCGCGCCTGGAGCACACGGTTCCCCGATGATGGCAAGCTCCGTATCGGGATCATCTGGTCCGGCAATCCGAAGCAGGAGAACAACCGTCACCGGGCGTGCAGCCTGAGCGACCTGCTGCCTCTCCTCGGGCGCGACCAGTGCCATGTGTACAGCCTGCAGAAGGGAGAACCGACCCACGAGCTTGCTGATCGCCCGGAGGCGTCATCCGTCATCGACCTTTCGGCGGGGCTGACAACTTTCGCGGAGACGGCTGCCGCGCTGCAGAATATCGATGTGCTGATCAGCACGGATACCGGGAGCGTCCATCTCGCGGGTGCCCTCGGGCGTCCGGTCTGGCTCCTCGTGTCGGCGATCCCTGACTGGCGATGGGGTGTGTCCGGTGCGACAACGCCCTGGTACCCGGATGTAACGATGTTCCGTCAGCAACACTGTGGCGACTGGAGCGGGGCGGTGCACGCTGTCGGCGAGGCACTCGATACTCTGCTCCGGTCTCGTGTCCATGTCCATTCTCATCGTACGGAGGAATAG
- a CDS encoding class I SAM-dependent methyltransferase produces MTIDQTYPEKPSEPHVSVTAIMLDKVLDLSGLRKPSRILDVGCGQGPALDVIRERGYHAVGITVNDEDLRVCREKGHDVYKMEQSFLDFPSSSFDLIWARHCVEHSVMPFFTLFGFAAILQEGGFLYLEVPAPDTACHHEMNVNHYSVLTKSSWKSLLQRCGFSILWENDFEFQVPAGPDAYLMFVCQKKSAVKG; encoded by the coding sequence ATGACGATCGATCAGACGTATCCGGAGAAGCCATCCGAACCTCATGTGAGTGTCACCGCGATCATGCTGGATAAGGTGCTCGACCTGAGCGGGCTGCGGAAACCCAGCCGGATACTTGACGTCGGGTGTGGACAGGGGCCGGCGCTCGATGTGATCCGTGAACGGGGATATCACGCTGTCGGGATCACGGTGAACGATGAGGACCTGCGCGTGTGCCGGGAGAAGGGACATGACGTGTACAAGATGGAGCAGTCGTTCCTCGATTTCCCGTCTTCAAGTTTCGATCTGATCTGGGCGCGCCATTGCGTCGAACACAGCGTGATGCCGTTCTTCACGCTGTTCGGGTTCGCGGCCATCCTGCAGGAGGGAGGATTCCTCTACCTTGAAGTGCCGGCTCCGGATACGGCGTGCCACCACGAAATGAACGTGAATCACTACAGCGTCCTGACGAAGAGTTCATGGAAGTCGCTCCTGCAGCGGTGCGGCTTCTCGATACTCTGGGAGAATGACTTCGAGTTCCAGGTGCCGGCCGGGCCGGATGCGTACCTCATGTTCGTTTGTCAGAAGAAATCCGCCGTGAAGGGATGA
- a CDS encoding tetratricopeptide repeat protein has translation MTTTASIEHALEKHRSGDLAGAREAYGLILEGHPEDVTAVHLMGVICSQRHEWHEAESWFRRTIALAPAYAPAYGNLGLVLSETGRSEEALECLERSLTLDPGQAGVWNNLGMVQVRCSRYRDAVHACRTALDLAPASADALCNLSNALRGIGDLNGALDAATRATEARPGLAEAFNSKGNILAGLDRTGEAMDAYTRAIELRPDYLSPLNNLAKLSRERGDLVNARALYGRALGIDPASADAHWGSSFVHLLAGQLDRGWEEYAWRWRLATVPDARVFDSPRWDGTARRGMTLLLVCEQGLGDAIQFIRYAPLLASEGVRVIVEAPEALVRLLGTVAGVERVVVRGTPLPAHDAHCPLLDLPGHCRTTLATIPANVPYLRVTPAADHWKERVECDPSRIRVGLVWAGSTGHIDDRRRSCGVDLMSRIAEVPGVTVYNLQQNVNAGSVPGSLRSVWVDHSAAFHDVMDTAGLVAHLDLVITVDTMMAHLAGALGIPVWLMVPYAPDWRWMLGRRDSPWYPTMHLFRQPEPGAWTEVMDRVVEELSGFVSERVSPAPSVAALPGIEQALQLHEAGDLAAAGAAYRAILRNAPDDHDALYLFSVLGHQTGRAGDGLRCVRRLLELQPSHAEGWNSLGNLLHDTGDLQGAVDAFEKALRIRPDYGDVVYNMGRVLCDLWRLDEALACSERARMMGVPEKLARNNAGLVLYRQGRFGAAIDEYRRALALDHGFVDAHWNLAHALLHTGEFGEGWKEFEWRWARPDFQSLRVPYTMPRWDGTPMPDRTILLWAEQGFGDVIHCLRYLQAVADRGLRIIVEAPLPLQRLVSASPYVADVVRRGSLPPHDVQLPLMSLPGVLGHPRGAFPSGPFITVDDAARERWEERFVHIGSALRVGMVWSGSRTNPAGRYRSVPIAALAPLADVPGVVYVDLQKDDPDHDFAGSPLAMIGADWTREFIDFTDTAALISVLDVVVTIDTAVAHLAGALGKEVWLLLSKHHDWRWGGEGETTPWYRSVRLLRQSRQGDWQDVVARCHAMLERRISFEASANAGVARMHEGNPGQGVRDLQRAVALAPDHAGVHFDLALALLATGEWTRGFVEYEWRLRMEGAHASCRPYPQPRWHGESIRGRTILVYAEQGFGDAIQFVRYAGLLHDLGARVIVECRRELTALFHCVAGVDAVIARGDAPPAFDLHVPMLSIPGILGTTPQNVPANIPYIVLPEGPASERPVLFAEAQPGPMIGLVWSGNSVSSIDGERSLSRQEMLRFLPSDGVTYVRLQPGHPGAGVEEQDGEHHVIDASPVIGDFMDTARIISHCDAVISVDTAVAHLAGALGKTVVNLIPVHADWRWLTKGETTAWYPTMRLRRVATRSLGGCVAGCGARYSPDTRAL, from the coding sequence ATGACGACCACCGCCTCCATAGAACACGCTCTCGAAAAGCACCGTAGCGGGGACCTTGCCGGTGCCCGGGAGGCCTATGGCCTGATCCTCGAGGGCCATCCGGAGGATGTGACCGCCGTGCACTTGATGGGCGTGATCTGCAGCCAGCGTCATGAATGGCACGAGGCGGAATCCTGGTTCCGCCGGACGATCGCGCTTGCCCCTGCATACGCCCCCGCATATGGGAACCTCGGGCTTGTCCTCTCCGAAACGGGGCGTAGCGAGGAAGCCCTGGAGTGCCTGGAGCGGTCGCTCACGCTCGACCCCGGTCAGGCGGGCGTCTGGAACAATCTGGGGATGGTCCAGGTCCGATGCTCACGTTACCGCGATGCGGTGCATGCGTGCCGCACCGCACTCGACCTTGCGCCGGCGTCGGCGGATGCGCTCTGCAATCTCTCCAATGCGCTGCGTGGTATCGGCGACCTGAACGGCGCTCTGGATGCCGCCACCCGTGCCACGGAAGCTCGTCCCGGTCTTGCCGAAGCCTTCAACAGCAAAGGGAATATCCTCGCCGGTCTTGACCGCACCGGCGAAGCGATGGATGCCTATACGCGTGCCATCGAACTCCGTCCGGACTATCTCAGCCCGCTGAACAATCTTGCGAAGCTCTCTCGGGAGCGCGGCGACCTTGTGAACGCACGGGCACTCTATGGCCGCGCCCTGGGGATCGATCCGGCGTCCGCGGACGCACATTGGGGATCCTCCTTTGTGCATCTCCTTGCCGGTCAGCTCGACCGGGGATGGGAGGAGTATGCGTGGCGCTGGCGGCTGGCCACGGTACCTGATGCCCGTGTCTTCGATTCTCCCCGTTGGGACGGTACGGCACGCCGCGGGATGACGTTGCTCCTCGTCTGCGAACAGGGACTCGGTGATGCGATCCAGTTCATCCGCTATGCCCCCCTCCTTGCGTCGGAGGGGGTGCGCGTCATCGTGGAAGCCCCCGAAGCGCTCGTTCGCCTGCTTGGCACCGTTGCCGGCGTGGAACGGGTCGTGGTGCGGGGCACACCCCTTCCAGCGCATGATGCCCACTGTCCGTTGCTGGATCTTCCCGGTCATTGCCGGACGACCCTGGCAACGATCCCGGCGAACGTACCGTACCTGCGTGTGACGCCTGCGGCGGATCATTGGAAGGAACGTGTCGAGTGCGACCCCTCCCGCATCCGGGTCGGACTCGTGTGGGCGGGGAGTACGGGGCACATCGATGACCGCCGCCGTTCCTGCGGCGTGGACCTCATGAGCCGCATAGCGGAGGTTCCCGGTGTCACGGTGTATAACCTGCAACAGAACGTGAACGCCGGGAGTGTCCCGGGGAGCCTCCGGAGTGTCTGGGTGGATCATAGTGCGGCGTTCCATGATGTGATGGATACTGCCGGCCTTGTCGCGCATCTCGATCTGGTCATCACGGTGGATACCATGATGGCGCATCTTGCCGGTGCCCTCGGCATTCCCGTGTGGTTGATGGTGCCGTACGCACCGGATTGGCGGTGGATGCTGGGCCGCAGGGATTCGCCGTGGTACCCGACGATGCACCTCTTCCGTCAACCGGAACCCGGTGCATGGACTGAGGTCATGGATCGTGTGGTGGAGGAACTGTCGGGGTTCGTATCGGAACGTGTCTCCCCGGCTCCGTCCGTGGCCGCCCTGCCAGGCATCGAGCAAGCGCTTCAACTCCATGAGGCCGGTGACCTTGCAGCGGCGGGTGCTGCCTATCGCGCGATCCTCCGCAATGCGCCGGACGACCATGACGCATTGTATCTTTTCTCCGTACTCGGGCATCAGACGGGGCGCGCCGGTGATGGCCTTCGTTGTGTCCGGCGGCTGCTGGAACTTCAGCCCTCGCACGCCGAAGGATGGAACAGCCTCGGCAATCTTCTGCATGACACGGGGGACCTGCAGGGAGCCGTGGATGCCTTCGAGAAGGCGCTCCGGATCAGGCCGGACTACGGCGACGTTGTGTACAACATGGGGCGGGTCCTGTGCGACCTGTGGCGGTTGGATGAAGCGCTGGCATGCAGTGAGCGTGCGAGAATGATGGGAGTGCCGGAGAAGCTCGCGAGGAATAACGCCGGGCTCGTGCTCTACCGTCAGGGACGGTTCGGGGCTGCCATCGATGAGTATCGCAGGGCTCTTGCACTCGATCACGGATTCGTGGATGCGCACTGGAATCTCGCCCATGCGCTTCTCCACACCGGTGAGTTCGGAGAGGGCTGGAAAGAATTCGAGTGGCGTTGGGCGCGTCCGGATTTCCAGAGCTTACGTGTCCCGTACACGATGCCACGCTGGGACGGTACGCCGATGCCGGACAGGACGATCCTCCTCTGGGCAGAACAGGGCTTCGGTGATGTCATCCATTGTCTCCGGTATCTGCAGGCGGTGGCTGACCGCGGCTTACGCATCATCGTGGAGGCGCCGCTGCCCCTCCAGCGGCTCGTATCAGCATCGCCGTACGTAGCGGACGTCGTCCGCCGTGGATCCCTGCCGCCGCACGACGTACAGCTTCCACTCATGAGCCTCCCCGGTGTCCTCGGACATCCCAGGGGGGCGTTCCCATCGGGCCCGTTCATCACGGTTGATGATGCGGCACGCGAACGATGGGAGGAGAGGTTCGTCCATATAGGGTCCGCTCTGCGGGTCGGGATGGTGTGGTCCGGAAGCCGCACAAATCCCGCCGGGCGCTACCGGTCGGTTCCGATCGCCGCCCTGGCCCCGCTTGCAGACGTGCCGGGTGTTGTCTATGTCGACCTTCAGAAGGACGATCCGGACCATGACTTCGCCGGGTCGCCGCTTGCCATGATCGGCGCAGACTGGACACGTGAGTTCATCGATTTCACAGACACCGCGGCACTTATCTCCGTCCTGGATGTCGTCGTCACGATCGATACCGCTGTGGCGCATCTTGCTGGCGCCCTCGGGAAGGAAGTCTGGTTGCTGCTCTCGAAGCATCACGACTGGCGCTGGGGAGGTGAAGGCGAAACGACCCCGTGGTACAGGTCGGTCCGGCTTCTACGACAATCCCGGCAGGGCGATTGGCAGGATGTGGTCGCGCGATGCCATGCGATGCTGGAACGGCGGATCTCCTTTGAAGCATCAGCCAATGCCGGGGTCGCGCGGATGCACGAGGGGAATCCCGGGCAGGGGGTGCGCGACCTTCAGCGGGCGGTGGCCCTTGCCCCTGACCACGCTGGCGTCCACTTCGATCTGGCCCTTGCGCTGCTGGCCACGGGGGAGTGGACCCGTGGGTTTGTGGAATATGAATGGCGCCTGCGCATGGAAGGTGCGCACGCCTCATGCCGTCCGTACCCGCAACCGCGGTGGCACGGCGAATCCATCCGGGGAAGAACGATACTTGTGTACGCCGAACAGGGATTTGGTGATGCCATTCAGTTTGTACGGTATGCCGGCCTCCTGCACGATCTCGGTGCACGCGTCATCGTTGAGTGCCGGCGGGAACTGACGGCGCTCTTCCATTGCGTGGCCGGTGTTGATGCAGTGATCGCGCGAGGCGACGCCCCGCCGGCGTTCGACCTGCACGTTCCGATGTTGAGCATCCCGGGGATCCTCGGAACGACGCCGCAGAATGTGCCGGCGAACATTCCGTATATCGTACTGCCGGAAGGGCCAGCATCGGAGAGGCCTGTACTCTTCGCAGAGGCTCAGCCGGGACCCATGATCGGATTGGTATGGTCGGGCAATAGTGTGTCGTCGATCGACGGCGAACGATCGCTCTCACGGCAGGAGATGTTGCGGTTCCTTCCTTCCGATGGCGTCACGTACGTACGTCTCCAGCCTGGCCACCCGGGTGCAGGAGTGGAGGAACAGGACGGAGAACATCACGTGATCGATGCATCGCCGGTGATCGGGGATTTCATGGATACCGCCCGTATCATCAGCCATTGTGATGCGGTCATCAGCGTGGATACCGCGGTCGCCCATCTGGCGGGTGCCCTGGGCAAGACGGTCGTGAACCTGATCCCTGTCCATGCGGATTGGCGCTGGCTCACGAAAGGCGAAACGACAGCGTGGTACCCGACAATGAGGTTGCGCCGAGTCGCAACGCGGAGTCTGGGAGGATGTGTTGCAGGGTGTGGGGCACGATATTCACCGGATACGAGAGCACTATGA